The Panicum hallii strain FIL2 chromosome 5, PHallii_v3.1, whole genome shotgun sequence genome contains the following window.
ATCAGAGCTATCTGGTAATGAATAATCATGAGTTTTAATTTGAAATATGAAAGCTACTACCCAGTATTTACCAAATGATCTGAATATTTTCAGAATTGTCGCCATCCTGAGGGTGGCAATTCCAAAAATGGAGTGCATTGCATATAAGTGACAGCTAActaggaaagaaagaaaaaaattgTATGGAACCAACCTGCAGTGGCACTTTCAGAGGTTGAAGCTTTAGTGCCAGGATTCTCAAAAAGATACCCATAGCTAAGCATAGCACATTTTAGAACAGAATAGCTTGGAAAATACCCAAGGTTGACCAGCAGTTTATCATCCTGCAATCAGtaaaaaaaactaattacagaaGGTTCAATGGTAGAGTAAAAAGAGAACATGCTTTATGATTATATTACCTCATCTAGGGAAAGAATACTATCCCAAAAGTCAGTTGCAGAAACTTGTAACTTCTTATTGGATGAATACAACACTGACAGGTAGTGGCATAAGATACAGTATAGTAAGACAACAAATCATCGATCTAAACAGAGTTCAGAAACAAATTCTTACACTTGGTTAGCGTCCACGATGCAATAGAGTCTTCAACAGAACCACCAATGTGAACCAACTTCAAAAGCCATCCATCCATCAGCATGCCTTCAAGAAACCCCTCTCCTACAAAAATAATATGAGGAAGATGCTGAAATTAACTGCAGGTAACAAAGCCAAAACCTGGAACAGGAAATGGATAGAGACGAAGACAGACGTAAATGCTGAAGTTGCAGATACGTGAAAGAATGCCAAACCATATAACTATACTGGCGGAGTCAGGAACAAAAAAGTTCAGCCAATTCAAACACTATAAATGTATAACAGACTTTAGTTAAAATTCAGAACAACACATACTGGGAACAGAACAAACCTTGTTGGATCTCTAGATCGAAACCTAGATGCTCACTCGCACAGAACGATAGCAAAAGTTTACAATTTTCAACTCCCATATCGCTAAGGTTCGAGGAGGCCTTCTGCAAGGATAATTTAGTGGTCAGAAATAAAAAGGAAACAATCTGGAGGTCAAGTCCTAGAACAAACAAACAGAATAAAGGTAGGGTCGTTTGACCTGGCAGCCAAAAATTTGTTGACCCCATGGGGTTACATCGTCTCTAGCATCCAACCCTTTGGCCTGCAAACTCAAACATCACATTACGCAAAAAAATAAAGTGGAGGCGGGGATTGGTAGTACTCAAAATTGAGAAAGAGGATGTGGTCAGACAATTACTTTTTCCTCACAATCCTCAAATATTTTGCAAATCTCGTCCTCCCTACCCTTCTTGTCCTCCTCATCTGAATCATGTCCCATGGGGCCATGTTTAGTCTTGGCAGCCTTAACTTTGCGCAAATCCTTACCAGTTCCAAAGTAATCCAGTAAAAGATCATCCAAGCCGATAACCTTCTTTCTGAAAGTAAAAGGACATCGGTAAGCTTGGTAAATCACTGAAGGGGTATAGTACCTAAGCACTTAAGAGGACTTGAGACATTGAGTGCAAACTTTTCTATTGCCTTGCAGGCCACAAGGGTTCTACGTTTCTCGCGACAATGTCCCAAGTCCATTAAATGATTACATATTACTGGTATATGTTGGATTGGATTAAGGGCTGCCGGAATCAAAGGACAATGTCATTTCGCAGCTCCCATTCCATTAAAACCCTAAATCGCAGCAACCAGCGGATTGGCCCAACCCCAGCAACGCGGAGCATCCACAAGCCCCCACTAAACGAATGAATCCTCCAATCGGGAGGGGAGGCGGCGGATCTGTACCTCTTGgtggggcgcggggcggggaagaggggatcctcctcctcctcgaagTCGAGGGGCTCGTCCATCACCATCTCTCTCTCGAGGTGGGGGGTTGGAGCAGATGCCCCCTGcgcggaggagagagagagagagagggtgaGCAGACCCCGAAAAAACCAAAAATCAATCGACTGGGAGGGGAGAAGTGGATGCAGCGTAAGGAGGGAATACTCACCTAGGTCTGATCTGCGCTTCAAGCCCCCCAAAAATGTCCTCCAAGAGTCGAGATGTGCGCGCCGGAGGTGGAGGATTGGAGCAGATGCCCCCTggcggaggagagagaggaaCCCTAGAGAGAGAAGGTGAGCAGATGAAATGAACGGCCGCCGCTGGCTCTTCAGTTCATGAGATGTGGAAGTGGAATCAGCCGGTCGGCTACAGGTGGTCGGGCCGGGTGGATGCAGACGGAACGGCGGATGGGAGCGCCGTGCAAATTAGCTAGAGTGACCGACCACATGAAGACCAGATCCACCAATCAGGGGGCCGGGATCGATCGACTGAGTGACGATGCTTCCATTTTTTTTCAAAACCCTACAACTAACGTGGGCAACTAACTACTCACCTCTGACCCAGCTCTGACCTGATGACCTTAGGAGGGGGTCCCTGGATCGGGGGCTAATTTTTAGACCAGGGAGATATTAAATAtgaactaattataaaactagtTGTATAAGTtggtgctaattcacgagatgaatctattaagcctaattaatttatcattagcacatgtttactgtaaCACAATATTATGAAATCATGGACTACTTAGCCTTAAtgaattcgtctcgcgaattaatcttcatttatgcaattgattttataattagactatatttaatacttctaattggtgtcCAACATCCGATGTGATGGGACTAAAATTTAATCCCGAAAACCAAACAGTTGCTTAATTAACTGATTATACTACTAGTAGTACTACACCTTGACTTAATCGAaccaaataaaatattatatactatatatatatatagtgaaATCGATCATTTTCTTGGGGTACCGCGCGCAGCAACTATGCGTCGTTAAATACGTAGCCGCGCCGGTCTGCAATTGATGCAACACCCCCTGGTGATGACGATGCAAGATCGATCGATCCATCTTCGTCtgtttgtgtgctgttttgttTTTTTTCAGGGTCTGCAATagatctatctatctatctatcttgGTCATTCTTCTTCTTTGCCCTGCTTTGGATTTTTTATTTCATCCTTGTGTACCTTTTTCTGTAAGTTCTCGTTGTTTGCTTTTCTTCTACTAGCAAATATACTCGTGTTTGCTACGGTTAAAAACCTTGTACGGATCGCGGCTTAGTTTTTCTATAGGCTTTTTTCAACACAGATTTGTTATATTTTTATGTTATTATTATGTTCGAATCCGTTTAGATTACATGGTATTCGAGTCCATTTAGAATACAACGTAGTATTATTGTTTGATTCTCGTTATATACGCTTCGGTCCACCCGCCAGTGACACATGTTAGATCAAACTAAAATTTTAGGTGGAAATCAAAGTTTCCAGATGCACGACGGAGGTGGTCTGGCCGAGGATGCTAAGAAACTAGAGGGCACGACGGTGCCACGCCCTTGGAGGCGCATCGGACGAAGCCCGAGCTGAGGATCTCGTGCGGGGGCAGCTTGCATGTGGTGGCGCACCGGAAGGAAGCCCGAGCTGAGGATCTCGTGCTACGGCAGCTTGCATGTGGTGGGGCACCGGAAGATGGTGGCCACATCGGTGCGCGCAGCGATCTCGAGCAGGAGATGCGATGGAAGCTCCGAATTTAGCGACGCTCCCGGCAGCGATGCGCATATCCGGCGGTATTTGCGCGGCGGCATGGCTTATGGACACGGGTAGCTGTTTGTTCGAATCTCATATCTGAATATATACGATCAATAATGCAGCGTACACATGCAACTCCGAGCAGGACACATTTTCATTTCTCGAAAAGAAATGTGAGAAGAGGATACGGATTGGTGGCAAATTCGAACACATACAAGGAGCTTCATGGCAGATTCATTATTTTTAGAAACCCAAGAAGCTGTCGTGCGGGCAGTGTGATATGAGCCCATGTAACGACAGATAAAGTACCGTAGAAAGGTTCGCTCTTTAGAAATAGGTAAAGATAAAAATAAAATTAAAGATTAAATAAATTTGATATTGCCGTCCGTTCGAAAAAAACCTTCTTCTCCGGTTACCACACTCTCATTAATTATATTTGCGTTGCATATGGATCGGAAGGGATCGAAATGCATATATAGTATAAAAATCAAAGATCGGTACGTTTCCATAGAATTATATTGAATTTCCCCTTATAGCTTATTAATGGTTCTAGCTAATTGTGACTTTTTGAGAAGGTAGCCGTAGCCTAGCCGTGTAACACGAGTTTCGCATGTAGACGTACTAAAAGGCAAAAGGTAGTACACAGCAGCTAGCTTTTAGCTAAGCTACAGCGAGCAATCGGTGATGCAGGCTGCATGCCCATGGTGTGGTGTGTCTCTTGTTCAAAACCAAACCCAGCGGCTGAACATATCAAAcaagtaaagaaaaagaaaaaataacCCATGCATGGTGGGCGTGGGCATCTGGGACCGTTCCCACCCATGGGGGCATGGCCGGGCCGAGCGAGTCAAGCGCCGGCGTTGACCTAGTCTCCACGTGGGGTAAGCTAGCCGGtgtggccccgccccgccccgccccgccctgtCAACAACAGGGGGAGCTTCGTGGAACTGGCCTGGTGGGGTCTTTGCGCTCGCCGCCCATTGACAATTTTGAGATGGATGCATGGACGGAGGCAGCTAAGCTAGCTTACTAGATGAAATAATAAACATGGATCCAAGATCCTATTTGGAAGTTTAGTACCTTATTTGGATGGAGGGACTAAAGGCTATTAATGCAGTCTTTAGCTAGAGGGTTGGTCCTCTTTTGGTGCCCTTGGGACTAATGAACTAAGGGTATTCCCAACCCTCCATGTAGGATGCTGTCCATACCATTAATTATATTGCTATATAGAACTTCCATGTACTGGAAACTGCAAGACGTGGTTTCAACATGAACTCTTCCAGCTTATGTGGCACTATAATAAAAGAGAGATGGGAAGAAACTGCAAGACGCGATTTCAACACGAAATCCGATACACTAGACACTATTAAGTTTGCACTAGGAGAAGGTAATATTTTTATGATAGATGGAGAATATATGATAGGTCGAGAGAGAAGAGAATAAATTTATTACTAAGGTTGTCCCAACAAGCTAGCGACTTAGCTAGCTATTGTGGagctaagggtgtgttcgtttccgggtACCTAAAATTTAGAGGGGTCCTAtaaaagagaatcttgtcatttagaagtattaaataaagtctaattacaaaactaattgcagaaccctagtgctaattcgcgagacgaatctaatgaggtatattagtccatgattagcgaataattactgtagcatcactgtggcaaattatggattaattaggctcattaaatttatctcgcgaattagcacacagctgtgcaaaaaattttataaacagattttatttaatacttctaaatagcaagattctctttgatgtgatgggtctaaagtttagaggg
Protein-coding sequences here:
- the LOC112893758 gene encoding uncharacterized protein LOC112893758 isoform X2 yields the protein MVMDEPLDFEEEEDPLFPAPRPTKRKKVIGLDDLLLDYFGTGKDLRKVKAAKTKHGPMGHDSDEEDKKGREDEICKIFEDCEEKAKGLDARDDVTPWGQQIFGCQKASSNLSDMGVENCKLLLSFCASEHLGFDLEIQQGEGFLEGMLMDGWLLKLVHIGGSVEDSIASWTLTKLLYSSNKKLQVSATDFWDSILSLDEDDKLLVNLGYFPSYSVLKCAMLSYGYLFENPGTKASTSESATADSSDAGPPHNIIVWLRVVSACCKIRKVCSIFSASEAEELLVIVISLFLDRGLEGLLIILGDCLNSLVLYFDTSEWESSCVMVAESIAKRVSMDLNCLRIVDCITGTNKRSKFLRSQLALQLLKFNFGLKVGNVEKILKLVTSINVKEKECDFFRLYVYLVLMDNLLFSSDAFRDKTKIVDTWRNYLRNCSTQIACTNWGFYAPKVRNKASYLLQGAIFKKTGGDGNVSAR